One Pseudomonas syringae CC1557 genomic window, ATCAAGGTCATCCAGCGCGCAGACTGATCAGATGTCGAGCACCAACAACGGGGTCTTCGAGCGTGAGCAGCAGGGCGTGAACTGGTCGTTGAGCGCCTGTTCTTCTTCACTCAGAAACAGGTCGCGGTGATCAGGAACGCCTTTCAAGACGCGTGTCAGACACGTCCCGCACACGCCTTGCTCGCACGAAAGAGGGATATCGATACCCTGGCTTTCCAGCACCTGAGCAACAGTCTTGTTGGCCGGGATGGCGATTACCTGGCCGGTACTGGCTATTTCGATTGAAAAGCTGCCGTCAGTGCTGGTGTCGATCGGCTCTGCGGCAAAATATTCGCGATGCAGATGGTCTTCAGGCCAGCCTGCGGTGCGCGCGGTGTCGAGGATGTGCTGCATGAAGCCGCTCGGCCCGCAAACATACAGATGGGTGTCGGGTTCAGGATTGGCGAGCACTTGCGGGGCATTCAGCGCGGTCTCCGGTTGCTCATCCAGATGCAGCGTTATCCGGTCGGCGAAAGCTGATTGCTGCAGACGTTGAATGAACGCACCTCGTTCGGCAGAACGGACGCAATAGTGCAGCTCGAAATCGGCGTGATCCTGTGCGAGCTGTTCAGCCATGCACAGGATGGGCGTGATGCCGATACCGCCTGCAAACAACACGCTGCGACGCGCGCCCTGAGTGAGCGGAAACAGGTTGCGCGGTTCGCTGATGCGTAACTGCGCACCCGAGTGGATCATCTGGTGCAGGCTCCTGGACCCTCCACGGGAAGCCGGGTCGTTGAGGACGCCGATCAGATAGCGGTGACGCTCGTGGGGAGGGTTACACAGTGAGTATTGCCGGATCAGCCCGTCAGGCAGGTGCACGTCGATATGGGCGCCGGCAGTGAAGGGCGGTAGCGGCTCGCCATTGGACTGCACCAGCTCGTAGCTGCAGATATCCAGCGCTTCGTCGTTGCGTGATGACACAGTCACGTCAATCATGATGTTTCCTCGGGTGACCGCAGCAAGGGTCACTTCTGCTTGTTTTCCGGGCATTTCGGCGTAGTGATTCTCGTGACTGTCATTTAGTCGCCATCACGGGAATCTGCTCGCCTGTGGCATCCTGCTCGGCATCGATCAATCGTTGTAAAATCTTGCGCGACTGCACGCCACCCGCGTCTATGTTGAGCTTGAGAAGGTTGCGATGAGGGTGCTGGAGCAGATTCTGTTGCTGGCGTTCGAGCATCTCCAGGTCTTCGCTGAAAATCTTGTGCTGGCCTTTGAGAATGGTCGTGGTCAGTGCTTCGTCGGCCGGATTGAAGTTGCGTGCCATGCCCCAGAAGTACCAGATAGAGGTGTCGGTTTCCGGGGTGATGAAATCAACAACGATGCTCGATGCCTTGAACTCTTTCGGGGCGTGATAACCACCTTTGCCTGCATGCGCAACGCCCACTTCGATCATGACGTGGCTGGGCGGAGTGAAGCGGCAGATCTGCCAGCGATCAACCGGCACGTCATCGGCCAGGTTGTTGCCACGCAGTGCCATCTTCCAGAACGGCGGCGGCATGATGTTTTCCATGTGCCGTGCAGTCACCACTTCTTCGCCTTCAACCGTGGTAACGGGCGGCGCTTCGTCGATTTCCTTCTGGCCAATGCTTGATGCATGCACATAGGTTTCGTGGGTGAGGTCCATCAGGTTGTCGATCATCAGACGGTAGTCGCACTGAATATGAAACAACCCGCCGCCATACGCCCAGTCGTCGCTGACCGCCCATTCCAGATGGTGAATAAGCGCGGGATCTGCCTTTTCCCGGTCGCCTGGCCATACCCAGATAAACCCGTAGCGCTCTACAGCGGCGAACGTCTTGTTGCAGGGAAAACCGCGTACCCGCTGGCCAGGCATTGAAACCGTCTTGCCGTCACCGCCCATTGTCAGACCGTGGTAGCCACACACCAGTTGCCCGTTCTCCACGTAACCCAGCGAAAGCGGAGCACCGCGGTGTGGACAGAAATCCTCGACGGCGGCGATCTGCCGATTCTGGTCGCGATAAAACACCATTTTTTCGTTGCAGATCTGGCGTCCCAGTGGCTTGTCGGTGATTTCATCCGCTGTACAGGCGACGTACCAGGCGTTTTTGGGGTGCATGAGGGTTCTCCACGGCTAGATTATTGGTCTTATGGATCCATTGGCGATGTGCTTGCGATTACCTTGCGTTCATTAATGCCATAGCAGTGGAGTAAAGCCAATGATTAATTAGGTTAACTATTATTTAATGGATCCACCATGTCACGTGCCGCTACTAGCGTTTTCAGCTGGGAGAAGGGCCTCGCGCAACAGCGGCGCCAGCGCTTCAAGCAAGGTCTGTACACAACGCAGCGCACGACAATCCGGACGCGTCAGCAGCCAGAGGTCAGTGCGGCAGCCGATCAGCGGTTCGCTAAGGCGGGACACACCTGCAAGGCCTTTAACCGTGAAGTCGGTCATGGCGGCCACGCCGAGCCCGGCGGCGACCAGTTGCGAAACGGCGGACATGCTGCTGCAGCGGTAGCGCGGCACGACCGCCGGGAACGCCTGTTTGCGCCAGATTACCGAGGTGTGATCCGGCATCGAGTCATCAGGGCTGATCCATGGCACGGAG contains:
- a CDS encoding aromatic ring-hydroxylating dioxygenase subunit alpha, producing MHPKNAWYVACTADEITDKPLGRQICNEKMVFYRDQNRQIAAVEDFCPHRGAPLSLGYVENGQLVCGYHGLTMGGDGKTVSMPGQRVRGFPCNKTFAAVERYGFIWVWPGDREKADPALIHHLEWAVSDDWAYGGGLFHIQCDYRLMIDNLMDLTHETYVHASSIGQKEIDEAPPVTTVEGEEVVTARHMENIMPPPFWKMALRGNNLADDVPVDRWQICRFTPPSHVMIEVGVAHAGKGGYHAPKEFKASSIVVDFITPETDTSIWYFWGMARNFNPADEALTTTILKGQHKIFSEDLEMLERQQQNLLQHPHRNLLKLNIDAGGVQSRKILQRLIDAEQDATGEQIPVMATK
- a CDS encoding PDR/VanB family oxidoreductase gives rise to the protein MIDVTVSSRNDEALDICSYELVQSNGEPLPPFTAGAHIDVHLPDGLIRQYSLCNPPHERHRYLIGVLNDPASRGGSRSLHQMIHSGAQLRISEPRNLFPLTQGARRSVLFAGGIGITPILCMAEQLAQDHADFELHYCVRSAERGAFIQRLQQSAFADRITLHLDEQPETALNAPQVLANPEPDTHLYVCGPSGFMQHILDTARTAGWPEDHLHREYFAAEPIDTSTDGSFSIEIASTGQVIAIPANKTVAQVLESQGIDIPLSCEQGVCGTCLTRVLKGVPDHRDLFLSEEEQALNDQFTPCCSRSKTPLLVLDI